A window of the Streptomyces formicae genome harbors these coding sequences:
- the dtd gene encoding D-aminoacyl-tRNA deacylase, with product MRAVVQRVDGASVVVAGETVGEIVGEGLCVLVGVTHEDTPQKAAQLARKLWSLRILDGEKSCSDVNAPLLVISQFTLYGDARKGRRPTWHAAAPGEVAEPLVDEVVAQLRGLGARAETGRFGAMMRVSLTNDGPFTVLVEV from the coding sequence ATGCGAGCAGTGGTACAGCGGGTCGACGGCGCGAGTGTCGTGGTGGCCGGCGAGACGGTGGGCGAGATCGTCGGCGAGGGGCTGTGTGTGCTGGTGGGGGTCACCCACGAGGACACACCGCAGAAGGCGGCGCAGCTCGCCCGCAAGCTCTGGTCGCTGCGGATCCTGGACGGCGAGAAGTCCTGCTCGGACGTGAACGCGCCGCTGCTGGTGATCTCGCAGTTCACTCTCTATGGGGACGCCCGCAAGGGCCGCCGTCCCACCTGGCACGCCGCGGCGCCCGGCGAGGTCGCCGAGCCGCTCGTCGACGAGGTGGTGGCGCAGCTGCGGGGGCTGGGCGCGCGCGCGGAGACGGGCCGCTTCGGGGCGATGATGCGGGTGTCGCTCACGAACGACGGCCCGTTCACGGTCCTGGTGGAGGTGTAA
- a CDS encoding YgfZ/GcvT domain-containing protein: MQRHSTISPLLSLPGAVPAEGRDEGVAAHYGDLFREQRALANGTGFVDLSHRGVVTVSGGDRLSWLHLLLTQHVSDLPAGQATEALVLSAHGHIEHALSLVDDGETVWAHVEPGTQEALIAYLESMKFFYQVEVADRTDDFAVVHLPAGSIAEAPEGVVVRETPQGRDLFLPRAGLEAYAAANGPAIGVLAYEALRVEAHRPRLGFETDHRTIPHEIGLIGTAVHLEKGCYRGQETVARVHNLGKPPRRLVFLHLDGSEVHLPGPGTPVRLAADGEEGRQLGFVTTSARHYELGPIALALVKRNVPVDAKLLAGGTAAAQETVVEP, encoded by the coding sequence ATGCAGCGACATTCAACGATCAGCCCTCTGCTGTCCCTGCCCGGCGCCGTCCCCGCCGAAGGGCGCGACGAAGGTGTCGCCGCGCACTACGGCGATCTGTTCCGCGAGCAGCGCGCGCTCGCGAACGGCACGGGTTTCGTCGACCTCTCGCACCGCGGCGTCGTGACCGTGTCCGGCGGCGACCGGCTGAGCTGGCTGCATCTGCTGCTCACCCAGCACGTCAGCGATCTCCCCGCGGGGCAGGCCACCGAGGCGCTGGTCCTGTCCGCGCACGGCCACATCGAGCACGCGCTGTCCCTCGTGGACGACGGCGAGACTGTGTGGGCACACGTCGAGCCCGGGACGCAGGAGGCGCTGATCGCGTACCTGGAGTCGATGAAGTTCTTCTACCAGGTGGAGGTCGCCGACCGGACGGACGACTTCGCGGTGGTGCATCTGCCGGCCGGTTCGATCGCCGAGGCGCCGGAGGGCGTGGTCGTACGGGAGACCCCGCAGGGCCGCGATCTGTTCCTGCCGCGCGCCGGCCTGGAGGCGTACGCAGCGGCCAACGGCCCCGCGATAGGCGTGCTGGCGTACGAGGCGCTGCGGGTCGAGGCGCACCGCCCGCGGCTCGGCTTCGAGACCGACCACCGGACGATCCCGCACGAGATCGGGCTGATCGGCACCGCCGTGCACCTGGAGAAGGGCTGCTACCGGGGCCAGGAGACCGTGGCGCGCGTCCACAACCTGGGGAAGCCGCCGCGCCGGCTGGTCTTCCTGCACCTGGACGGCAGCGAGGTGCACCTGCCCGGGCCCGGTACGCCGGTACGGCTCGCGGCGGACGGGGAGGAGGGCCGGCAGCTGGGCTTCGTCACCACCTCGGCCCGCCACTACGAGCTGGGGCCGATCGCGCTGGCGCTGGTGAAGCGGAACGTGCCGGTCGACGCCAAGCTGCTGGCCGGCGGCACGGCGGCGGCTCAGGAGACGGTCGTCGAGCCGTAG
- a CDS encoding FABP family protein translates to MIEIPSDLNPDLVPLAFLLGTWEGAGVSDFPGADKCNFGQSVTFSHDGRDFIEYVSHTWVLDSEGRKVKPLESESGYWRIDKDRKVEIVMVRDQGVVEIWYGELADQKPQIDLATDAVARTAAAGPYSGGKRLYGYVKGDLMWVGEKATPEVPLRPYMSAHLKKVVTPEQVEAWAKDLGDLPDDGIAFFK, encoded by the coding sequence ATGATCGAGATCCCTTCCGACCTCAACCCCGACCTCGTCCCCCTCGCGTTCCTCCTCGGCACGTGGGAAGGCGCCGGTGTCTCCGACTTCCCGGGCGCCGACAAGTGCAACTTCGGGCAGTCGGTGACGTTCAGCCACGACGGCCGGGACTTCATCGAGTACGTGTCGCACACCTGGGTGCTGGACTCCGAGGGCCGCAAGGTCAAGCCGCTGGAGTCCGAGTCCGGCTACTGGCGGATCGACAAGGACCGCAAGGTCGAGATCGTCATGGTCCGCGACCAGGGCGTCGTGGAGATCTGGTACGGCGAGCTCGCCGACCAGAAGCCGCAGATCGACCTGGCGACGGACGCCGTCGCCCGCACCGCGGCCGCCGGCCCGTACAGCGGCGGCAAGCGCCTGTACGGCTATGTGAAGGGCGACCTGATGTGGGTGGGCGAGAAGGCCACCCCAGAGGTGCCGCTGCGGCCGTACATGTCGGCGCACCTGAAGAAGGTCGTCACCCCGGAGCAGGTCGAGGCGTGGGCCAAGGATCTGGGCGATCTTCCGGACGACGGCATCGCGTTCTTCAAGTAG
- a CDS encoding GNAT family N-acetyltransferase → MSRDDVEVRTVTAAEGRDWLRALATGFLQPPVVEETEVADRLAHMDLSRVRGGFTGDGRCVATYRSFGQQLTAVGGAFVTANAVAEVTVAPTHRRRGILTRMITDDLAAAKERGDTVATLLPAEYAIYGRFGFGPATSCTEWEIDVTRSGLDPRRSGPAAGGRVDLADAEDVRKLGPELHERFRARQHGAIDRDERWWSVHTGAVRLPSRPWTEPYHAVYRSAAGEVEGLITYTAESHWTDGGQPADTAKVQSLIAVSAAAERALWQYVCSIDWITTVRSGGRAPDDLLPLLLPDPRAARTVSHTDFLWVRLLDVVRALQSRTYEASGSVVLDVRDEAGLAGGRFRLDATPEGAWCVPTTEEPDLALGAAELGRLYLGDESVLRLVALGRVDEERQGAAARADGVFRARRRPWCPDMF, encoded by the coding sequence ATGAGCCGTGACGATGTCGAGGTGCGTACCGTCACCGCGGCCGAGGGCCGCGACTGGCTGCGGGCCCTGGCCACCGGGTTTCTGCAGCCGCCGGTCGTCGAGGAGACCGAGGTGGCCGACCGGCTCGCCCATATGGACCTCAGCCGGGTGCGCGGGGGTTTCACGGGGGACGGGCGGTGCGTGGCGACGTACCGTTCCTTCGGTCAGCAACTGACCGCGGTCGGCGGTGCGTTCGTCACGGCGAACGCCGTCGCGGAGGTCACCGTCGCCCCGACGCACCGCCGCCGGGGCATCCTCACGCGGATGATCACCGATGATCTCGCGGCGGCGAAGGAGCGCGGGGACACCGTGGCGACGCTGCTCCCGGCCGAGTACGCGATCTACGGGCGATTCGGGTTCGGCCCGGCCACCTCGTGCACGGAATGGGAGATCGACGTCACCCGCAGCGGCCTCGACCCCCGGCGGTCGGGCCCGGCGGCCGGCGGGCGGGTGGACCTGGCCGACGCCGAGGACGTCCGCAAGCTGGGCCCGGAGCTGCACGAGCGCTTCCGCGCGCGGCAGCACGGCGCGATCGACCGGGACGAGCGGTGGTGGAGCGTCCACACCGGCGCGGTGCGGCTGCCCTCGCGGCCGTGGACCGAGCCGTACCACGCGGTGTACCGCTCGGCGGCGGGCGAGGTGGAGGGCCTGATCACGTACACCGCCGAGTCCCACTGGACCGACGGCGGCCAGCCCGCGGACACGGCGAAGGTCCAGAGTCTGATCGCGGTCTCCGCGGCGGCCGAGCGAGCCCTGTGGCAGTACGTCTGCTCGATCGACTGGATCACCACGGTCCGGTCGGGCGGCCGTGCCCCCGACGATCTGCTCCCGCTGCTCCTGCCGGACCCTCGCGCCGCCCGGACCGTGTCGCACACGGACTTCCTGTGGGTGCGGCTGCTGGACGTCGTACGGGCCCTCCAGTCGCGCACGTACGAGGCGTCGGGTTCGGTGGTGCTCGACGTACGGGACGAGGCGGGTCTCGCGGGCGGCCGCTTCCGGCTGGACGCGACACCCGAGGGCGCGTGGTGCGTACCGACGACGGAGGAGCCCGATCTGGCGCTGGGGGCTGCCGAGTTGGGGCGGCTCTACCTCGGGGACGAGTCGGTCCTGCGGCTGGTGGCCCTGGGCCGTGTCGACGAGGAGCGGCAGGGTGCGGCGGCGCGCGCGGACGGGGTGTTCCGCGCGCGGCGGCGGCCTTGGTGCCCCGACATGTTCTGA
- a CDS encoding AmfC protein, with product MTTPGAGQPSGPVPTTTTRSGSGAMRPPQQRTSDSAASQASPYALSEPRAYDLAVLGLPELRALRRDAQRDEADLSYVRRLLHGRIDILRAELARRTDPPALPAPSVAAPAAGRLGPDAAVVDRLSAILADPPSRRGSSARHVTLSTPRGEEYGRLAAQMLAEVELSDLDARTDDELHAAMGRLARYERQVSRQRAQLQRTADDCSAEIARRYREGEAQVDDLLT from the coding sequence ATGACCACACCTGGCGCCGGGCAGCCGTCCGGTCCCGTACCGACGACGACCACGCGCAGCGGCTCGGGCGCCATGCGGCCGCCCCAGCAGCGCACATCGGACTCGGCGGCCTCGCAAGCCTCGCCGTACGCGCTGTCCGAGCCGCGTGCCTACGATCTCGCCGTCCTCGGGCTGCCCGAACTGCGCGCCCTGCGCCGCGACGCGCAGCGGGACGAGGCGGACCTCAGCTATGTGCGGCGGCTGCTGCACGGCCGCATCGACATCCTGCGCGCGGAGCTCGCCCGGCGCACGGACCCGCCGGCCCTGCCGGCGCCGTCCGTCGCCGCGCCCGCGGCGGGCCGGCTCGGGCCCGACGCCGCGGTCGTCGACCGGCTTTCGGCCATCCTCGCGGACCCGCCGTCGCGGCGCGGCAGCTCGGCCCGCCATGTGACGCTGTCCACGCCGCGGGGCGAGGAGTACGGGCGGCTCGCCGCGCAGATGCTCGCCGAGGTGGAGCTCTCCGACCTGGACGCACGGACGGACGACGAGCTGCACGCGGCGATGGGGCGGCTCGCGCGCTACGAGCGGCAGGTGTCGCGGCAGCGCGCGCAGCTCCAGCGGACGGCCGACGACTGCAGCGCGGAGATCGCCCGCAGATACCGCGAAGGGGAAGCGCAAGTGGACGATCTGCTGACCTGA
- a CDS encoding Fur family transcriptional regulator, whose translation MVSTDWKSDLRQRGYRLTPQRQLVLEAVDTLEHATPDDILVEVRKTASGVNISTVYRTLELLEELGLVSHAHLGHGAPTYHLADRHHHMHLVCRDCTNVIEADVAVAADFIAKLRETFGFDTDMKHFAIFGRCGECAVKAAADQS comes from the coding sequence GTGGTGAGCACCGACTGGAAGAGTGACCTGCGGCAGCGCGGCTACCGGCTGACCCCGCAGCGCCAGCTTGTCCTCGAAGCCGTCGACACGCTGGAGCACGCGACCCCCGACGACATCCTCGTCGAGGTGCGCAAGACCGCGTCCGGGGTGAACATCTCCACGGTCTACCGGACGCTGGAGCTGCTGGAGGAGCTGGGCCTGGTCTCGCACGCGCACCTGGGGCACGGGGCGCCGACGTACCACCTGGCCGACCGGCACCACCACATGCACCTGGTCTGCCGGGACTGCACGAACGTGATCGAGGCGGACGTCGCGGTCGCCGCCGACTTCATCGCGAAGCTCCGCGAGACCTTCGGGTTCGACACCGACATGAAGCATTTCGCGATCTTCGGCCGGTGCGGCGAATGCGCAGTGAAGGCGGCTGCTGACCAGTCGTAG